TTTCCCGCAATCTTGGGTTtgtcggtacgagtccaacatgttgaagccacgaaaaacatgtcttattatctttcaaagcaatgtcgtctaattttctaaaaattgactgccatttttaataatcaaatattacttatgtaaaattgaaatattaccttacgtgttttatttgaaagtgtttacagctgttaatatagattatttaagttaattgttcaaaataattaatcattaacgatttattatatcgatagttatgattaagtaatatcgggtactttgggattataccgaccacaccagtataaagaacacaaaaatataaatttatagaaacaaagatgatagaacaaaaaaaacaactttttaattacaaacttacaagcatttccaggtattgttgtcgctgttatcttatctttttcgagaatcccgattacggcaggctgcgcggcatcacatgattatttaagttttttgcacggtacataattgcctttccattacaatacaatttatatttctgatcagcccctctagaatttggtattttactgataggtactatctcgagggatgcttttctttcgttgacatcagcgtggGGCAACACTAAAGGTGCTgctgaagcccgcgctgatggccggaggcactcgcattttgggtggcggagtgtgatcaagaataaaaacaaattttgagtgattttttcaataaagagtttagtttttgtttggtaatatttgtttttgttgaattttgtgtttggagaaatgtaggggtaaaacacggaagtacaacaaagcgacgcaccagcagaacgggcggcgagactctgcaatcacgttatctactagaccgctcgactttgacctctgtctgaggatggggaggggtttgcgataagacaattcctgttttatatttacgaaatattgttctacgctaatctagtaatcagtaaaagcaaaatgtgaaataacgattcatgtctgggtgtggtcagtataatcccaaagtacctaatatcgtttgccaatttcgatataaaagccgggtccgcttatcgtaccctacccctatTAACTATTGATGTGttaaattcattgtatttttagttggttttgttatattatttcgtgtctgaagtttatttttgacaatggaaggattatgaaggaataatcctgtttccttcatttcaTGTCtcttttcaaattgtaaatataatttatatagccTTTAAGGAGACTTTAATAAgaggcctacactcgttattcgattgctattattgaacaatttgatatattatccaacttcgatgtatttaaaaatcgtacacaataagagttataataaattactgtaacaagaagaatcttgtacattacaattttaaatacacaaattttgcaatatcattacaaaataacaaaattaactatggcctagacttagatatcaaaaaaaaccttacaatatttataaattgaccagcttgatatcaataagtaactgCTTTTGTGAAAAGGAGGAAACaattctccccatgtgttaccaggagccaaacctaCATGTTGAaactacttaaacaaatctcgtcacttgtgagaaatatcttacacattttcctcatattcatcgccattttcaaagtctcaaaatattagttacttcttgttgtgtattgtttacattaaaattactataactaatcaTTTGAAATCAtatgataagttaaataaattttaatatcgaaTTATCCTTCAGATATGATGGGCCCATGAGTATAACACTGTATCACTCCACCACTGCTGACCCAGAGCCCAAGTGGACAGAGAGGGGACTCATCACCATCCAGAATGTGGTCACTGGAGACATGTCTGTTAGTCAGAAGCTGGTAACTATATTTTGTGTTTCTAGTTTGACAGTGAGTATGATGAGCCGGTGAGTATAACACTGTACCACTCCACCACTGCTGACCCAGAGCTCAAGTGGACAGAGAGGGGACTCATCACCATCCAGAATGTGGTCACTGGAGACATGTCTGTTAGCCAGAAGCTAGTAACTATATTTTGTGATTCTAGTTTGACAGTGAGTATGATGGGCCGGTGAGTATAACACTGTACCACTCCACCACTGCTGACCCAGAGCCCAAGTGGACAGAGAGGGGACTCATCACCATCCAGAATGTGGTCACTGGAGACATGTCTGTTAGTCAGAAgctagtaaatatattttgtgtttctaGTTTGACAGTGAGTATGATGGGCCGGTGAGTATAATACTGTACCACTCCACCACTGCTGACCCAGAGCCCAAGTGGACAGAGAGGGGACTCATCACCATCCAGAATGTGGTCACTGGAGACATGTCTGTTAGCCAGAAACCAGTCATCGCTTCTGTAGCCTCCGAGTTGCAGGTACCCTATACAGTTTTACAAaagaagagaataaaaaaaaatgtattcagcCATCAAGATAAAATTGCACTCACGTGTACTGGCTTGTCAATAACATTAATCCTTTTTAGGGCCAACCGTGCGATTTATTGCCAGTTGGAACCTACGTGAGAAGAATCAGCCGTACGATCTATCACCGGTCGTAACTTACGCGAAAAAGACGAGCTGTGTGATCTATCGCCAGCAGACTTTTATATCATTTatcgcaatatatatatatatatatatataaaatattttctatgattCAACAAGtcacaacaatattatttttatactctatATGATCTTTTTACTTGATTATTTCATCTGAAAGTTAGTCTCATATTCATACAGGTATGTTTTCATCTTTGTTTTCAAAGTAAGCTAACAAGtcacaacaatattatttttatactctatATGATCTTTTTACTTGATTATTTCATCTGAAAGTTAGTCTCATATTCATGCAGGTATGTTTTCATCTTTGTTTTCAAAGTAAGCTTAGAATGGTTTTGTCTTTAATCATGATAAGAAATTCGTTTTAGCTAATATACCTAATTggattatgtatgtatttacagATTTGAAATAGTAGAACTTTTACATTTGATACATTTATACAcaataacatgtaaaaataatatataacatttcccatgcataaaatattttaaaattaaattgttttttatgatcaaacttaaattttcacataaaattgttttttgcacacacacacacacacacacacacacacacacacacacacacacacacacacacacacacacacacacacacacacacacacaaaatattttatcaacctaagtatatatttttcagctgattatattatattataacaccTAATACCAGAGCTTTTCTGATTGAAAAAAAATGAAGGTTAAATCTGATTGGGTACCAATTTAcaatatcgtgaccatggaaaggtatgttcaaatttttttcctgaaaacattTTTCCTgaaacaatagtgaaaaaaaaattcgtcggcaacgaaaatcaaaggagttacgattttttgaaattctctgaaaactctgtttttgacagtacctctggcaacactatccatatttgacagtctCAAATagagaagggacgccattttgaactattttgttcctccgtgtctattcttaacctccttatTTGACAgattggtattactccgcggctctctctAATAAAGAAGGGATGCCATTGTGaactagttcagtagtggtaatggcacacctttgtgtgtcggatgttcgttatcttacgtggaagcgattcgtaaagacgagtatgGAGTTTTGCAATTTTATGTAAACCACGGGGCTTACAACCGGACTAGGCGTTGTGGTAATAGGAAGTGTGGCAACGAACTCGTTGTTAACGAATTTGAGGACTTCTTTTTTTGGTGTGGAAAGTACTACACGCCTGCACCGAAACGAAAGAAAATTAAGTGCCGGTTTACTGCCAGTGCGAAAAAGGGGACTTTCTTTGCAAACGCCCATTTACCATTGGCggacattttttatgttgttgcGTCAATATTGTGTCTAGTGCCGCCGCGACAAGATTACCTCGAAAAGAACTTTAATATTAGTTCTAAAACAGCTGTTGACTGGTATTTGTTTTGTCGCGAAGTATTTGTTGACCATGTGGCCAATAATGATGTAACTTTAGGTGGAGTTGGCCACATTGTGGAAATTGACGAGGCCAAATTTGGTAAACGGAAATATAATAGAGGAAGACTTATTGAAGGGCTGTGGGTGTTTGGTGGTATAGACCGTACCACACATGAAACATTTTTAGTGCCGTTAGAGAAAAGGGACAAGGAAACTCTCTTAAAGatcataaaagaaaaaattgtacCGGGAAGTACAATTATTAGTGATTGTTGGCGTGCGTACGACTGCTTAGAGGACGAGGGGTTTGTGCATGAGACAGTCAACCACTCAAAGGAGTTTGTGGACCCACGCACTCACGCCCACACAAATACCATCGAGCGGACGTGGagaagtgtaaaaaataaaattccgcGTTACGGCAGGAAAAAACTCATTTTGTGGGGTATTTGGGTGAATACCTTTTTAAGGCGAAATACCCAAACCTCAATGAGCGGATCCACCATTTCTGGGTTGCGGCTGCAAAACTGTACCCAcctgaacattaaggtaagtgataagttacttaAATGATAGTGACTAGTatgttaatcctgtcaacgatgcctgcccgctgcgcagtgctgcgcactgcttgctcttttagataaaaaattaactcgagcttgcaaaagtcgaatcccagatcacgtgatgcccctgctccttaacgcaataatgcccgaaaggcatcaatataatacaataatattctttccccccagtttatatgcacctgtgataataatactaggctataaatgcccaacccatgaaaaaaaagtccattttccatggtcacggtattgtaaataaatacctctGATTGTTCTTTAAGACCAAAGAGAACCATAATtgttttgtcattattttaaaCCGAATCATTCGCAGACAGTTTGAATAAACTTTTGAGTCAATTTAGAATTCTCTAAAGCCATACTGCAGTTGTTTTGCCTGTTGATGATAGTAATGTTGTCAGCATACAGAACAACCTCAGTTGAAACACTTTTTACAATCTCATTTGCCATAATCTAAAAGAGTAGGGATCCCAAAAACGATCCATGCAGTACACATCATATAACTTCCAAACTACTACATTGGCTATTGTTCCATACTGATAAACTGTAacatactcatatatatatatatatatatatatatatatatatatatatatatatatatataattcacttataatatatatatacatttacaaactTTGAAATTCTGACAAGACAACACCTCAAATCTTATAGAATTTGAGTTTCTCACAAACATTTATTGCAGCTAAGTCCTTGCCCTTGTACCAGTGTAGAATCTCCTCAACTAGCAAATCAAAGTTTGAATTATTGAGAGTCCTTTTCAAAAGCCATACTGAGAACTTGTTATTAAATGTTGgattaaagaaaacattaatatttacctAAGAATTGCTAGTATGCTCTTTGTAGCTTGTTTGGTGTTTCGTCTTGGTGACCAATAGAGAGGCCAAGTAGACAGAAGGATCATTGTTTTGTGCTAATTGATATTTTGGTGGCTTCACAAAGGAGTTTTAGGCAGTGGTCTTCCACCACTGACCATTAAAACTCAGAATCAAACACAGCAAGTCACCTCCAACAAAACCTATCCCTCCAAATTGAATTTCtcttaaatctatatatataaaaatgaatgtttgtatgtttgtcctttatggaatcgtgaactattggaccgatcatgatgaaaatttgtacgtatatgtatttttccacggagaaggtttataagctatgcccatcccctttcccgattcaggattccgccccactggttacagaaatacccataagaaatgcattgcagcaaacatatgttaacgtcttttcaaatttttaatcagctgttctttgtaaacatatattacacttatagttttaaagcatagagtaagcttaagagaaacgacaaattttgtttaaactgtttttgcaatcactgttaaacatagactttactatccagataatacaattcaaatttgacgtaaaaattcacctttaactgcaatatttatttaatataaaccatgctcatgcttgatcagaaagagtaatgcagatatcataattactatcttacgttggctacaaatataaagcatgttataaaatcaaccttagttgtttttttttgacagaagtatggttctcaaaactccgtgtgtacatattctctcgatcgagacaacaaagcaagctcaatcgtggcatcggagatataactaatttaatctaaaatttattatagtaaaaaaaaaatttactaagtaatataaggacttcggttcttaagatttgcgtgcgaagccgtgggtaacagctagatagatgcaggaatatggtacataccttcataatacgcccaagaggctcacgatggaacgactatcaattatctcagcaatgtttagaatgtgatagaaaaagaataagtgaatatagtgtactgttttcaacgggaaattgcgtgcgaagccgcgggcaacttttgcaaaaaattattgaaatgcgcagcaaagcgcgccgggcccgctagtaatcaataaaaataataaataataataaacaacatgTTAGAACACACCAAATCTATAAATATGTACAGAACCATGTATACACTAGGTTGCAAcacttaacaaataatataagcaCTTTGTAGATATTGCAAGTGTGTCAGTTTCTGTTATAAACTATTGTATTGTAATCATTAAAAAGTGAATAATCTCACGCTGTTTAGAGGCCCTCCTATTTAGAGTTTGTTGTAATGTAGAGTTTTAAGATCTGAAATGTTTTTCATCACAATAATTGTTTACCATGTCAATTCAGTAAACATATTTGGttacaatagtttataattaaaaaaattgcttttcaGTCGCTTTCGAAGAAGGATGGGATCTACAGAATAAAATCTGTTGTAAGAACTAAAACTGGGAAAGAGATATCATTTCTCTCGTTTGTTAAAGctgtaagtattatttttagtaagaatttcttataattattactagTATTGTAAAGTGAAGTTATAATTTAGTGGTTTGGAAGTGGTAATGCATAAGTGCATGACTATaacaaattaatcaatattttacttagtttgtAAAACAGTACACactgtataagtataaaaaaaaaaacaaatatacatacttCCTTAACCCTTTGGATACCAcccaaaaataaaacttactagcTCAAATAACCAGGCTTGTTTTAGGCATTTTGCATAGTTTTCACTACTATGATTGTAAACCTGTAATGCTTATAGCTAGaatgataattttgttgttgatttaTTGCTCATGATATCCTCTTTCATGCCATTTAAGTACATAattgttgtaaacttttatacaattttgattttaactgtaggatataaaactaaaatgtatacaaaataaatatttttagttgactatgagaaaacatgtttttaattatttaacatcatatgtgattttgttatttgcctatattattttcaaaattgggTGCAAAATCTGAATTTTTGGAggatatatatgtaaatatgtaatatatgttaaggaaaaaagaagaaactttttatacttactttgtatgtttttatataaaactacaatatttgaaaattataaaaattacctaCTTACCAACATTaatacttctttttaatttttacctgttAGTAtgtaagctttaaattttgttttcataaaaaggttgtgtttctattaTTGTTTGCTACAGAATAATTAGGCTTATGTAGAAAAACGTTTCAGGCTTTCATTCAAATTTTGCacacaatagacaatagacaatagacaatatactttaatgacatattctttgagaacagtacatCGAGTCAGTGGTCAttagattcataaaaataaacatgtttaaattgtcacaaaattccttttctgtatAGTAGGGGTTGTCTTGTAGCCATAGATTTAGCTTTCTCTTGAGTGTCTTGACTGGTTCTTCTTTGAGATGGTCTGGTAGGCGGTTGAAATATGCTGCTCCCTTGTATGAGGGTTTCCTTCCAAACAGGCTGAGATGGTGAGTTGGTAGTGTGAAGTCTGCAGCATGACGAGTATTGTGCTGGTGCATGTCTCTATGCCTGAGCTGTGCTGTATTAACAGCATGTAGAATCACTTCTTGAATGTGAAGTGATACTACTGTGAGGATCTTTAGCTCTTTAAAAGCGTCTCGACAGCTTTCTCGTGGGGCGATATTTGCAAGGcatctgattgctcttttttgttgtaCCAGAATCCTCTCTAGATTGGTGTTACTTGTGCCTCCCCAGGTTGCAATACCATACCTCATATGTGATTCAAATAAGGCAAAGTATGCTGTTTTTGCTGCTTCCAAGCCACTTATTTGTTTTAGTCTCCTAATGACATAAGTGCATGATGAGAGCTTTTTGCAGAGGCCGCCTATGTGCGCTGTCCAGGACAGGGAAGAATCTATTGTTATTCCAAGGTACTTTGTGCTGTTTTTTGACTCTATATCTGGTAGTGTTATGttagtgttgtttttgtttctgGTAGTAAAGGTTAGCTAGactgttttcttttcattaagAACCAGTTCGTTTGTTGTGCAGTACTGTTTGGTAATGTTGAGGGCGGTGTTGGTGTTTTCTGGTGAGTGTTTCAAGTGATCTATGTGCCAGTGTGATGGCTGTATCGTCGGCGTACATTACTGTATGGCAGGAGTCTTGTAGCCAGCTTGGGAGGTCATTTGTCAATAGAAGGTACAGTATGGGGCCCAGGACAGAGCCTTGCGGAACTCCTCTATGTTACACTGATGAGTTCTGATTTCATCTTCTGTTTGATGTTGTTATTTGTGTACTGTATCTCGACAAGCTGCCTCCTGTCATGTAAGTAGCTGTGAAACCATTTTTCCGTTGTCCCTGTCACACCTAGAGCTCTTAATTTGGAAAGTAGTCTGTTATGATTgagacagtcaaaagccttgctaaaGTCTAGGAATAGGCTtgttactttgtttccctcttcTAGTTCGTCAATTATATGTTCTGTGAATTGTATCAGGGCAGTGGTTGTTGACCTTCCTTTTAGGAATGCACACATCATAAAATACACAATTGTATCACCACTTGAACATAACCGAACAAACAAACATGTTACTAGACATAAACAAGTGTCATGATTAACTAGAACAGATCAAGTAATGGGTAATTACAGAACAGAAACGGAACAAGTTACATGCAGTCAAAACGTTGTCAGAAATATGATAAGTTAGGTTATTTATACCTTCTTTTCGTACTGAGCATATATTAGTTAAAGAGATTGTTATATTTAGGTACAATGtttaataagtaacaaaaatgtactatattgtattaaaaaatattttattggttttatccATCGGTCAGTACTGATACTACCATTAATAGAAACTGGTGTCTGTTGTCCTGTTGACTGATTTTATTTACTGTTCAATGAGATGTTTGTGTATCAATAATCATGTTTTGATTTGCTTGTTTACTCTACAAcctcagttaaataaataaaaacaataaaataacataaaatattttatgtatgatattatttttgCACTCTCTACATCTGTTTACATGACCAGTGCCTCCTAGTGGAATCGTATTTGTCAGACTCTGTGACGGTGAGTGTAGACTACGCAGGCACAGTGATAGCTGTTACTCTCTCCCCAACCATCTCAGTCTGTGAGGGCCATCCAGTCAACACTGCTGACCTACGCAACTTCAACACAGTCCTTCAGTTCCGACACATGGAGCAGGGACCGATGTCAGTACACAACTTTTAATCacttataattttcttaaggCATTTGTATAGTTATTGTACTTCAAAAAGTATCTTCTCAATGTTGCCATAATATCATCAATAGGAATTTAGATCAATACCAGATCTCATTAGAGTGTAGAATACCACTATTACAGTATTTTACaagatttcaaaatgtattgtatgCTACGTTAACATAAGTATAACagacaaaattcaatttttttgtagtaaaatttctAAACTGATAttccagtttaaatttaatttgatattattaagtGGTAATCCATTCCAACTAAACCAATGGATTTAATGCTGGTATTGTTTCCAGAATATTTATTATCTTCTAAAAGTTGGTATACATTTCTGATAATTATTGATTGTAATCTACATACCAGTACAtgatttattgaaagaaatttaaaacaaaatcggACCCAAACTGAATTTATGGGTACTTCTTTTTCATTTCCCCCAGGGGCTTATAATCTCTATGAGTACATGGATGGTGACCATGGGGTTACCTGAGCTTAGTCTGTCATTACTTCAACTTACTTGCAACATGTTTCTTCTATGGGATATACATTTTACTTCCTTTCCAAAAGTAATCCCACTCTTCTTTCTATCTATAGCCAAACTTGGCTACTGTCTTGTATTTCCGACTCTGGAACTCTCCAGTAGTTTTTTCCTCCCTTTCCCTGTTTTTTAGCCTGTTCCAGTAAATGACACGCTAGGAGTCCTATCTAGTGCCGGTGAGaactgatgtgagcttgtctctgccttGGTAAACAATGAAAACCGGGTCCTGGGAACTGAGGTAAGCCCACCTCACAAGCTAGGGTTTGGGAGACACTCTAGGGCATGATTCGTTCCTGGTTAATCAGCTCTTAACACGATGGGCTGGTAAAACTTCTATGGTAAATCACCCCCACATTATTAGGACAAGTGAACTAATTAATTTTAGCCAGGAATCagagaaatatcaataaaaaaaacaccaactCTATGACTCAAAAAAATGAAATGGAAGCTAAACAAAGAAAATTCCATAATCCGTGCATGGATTTCTCTAGACTACTCACAACAGAGAGTCCAACACTAAGACACGTATTCAACTAGGACACACGCTACTGACTCACAGCTACCTTATGAGCCAACATGTCCAGCCGATCTGCGACACTGCTGTTATAGTGTAGCATGTGCTTGTCGATTGTCCTTGGTAGTTGGAGCACAGGTGCAATGCGAATCTGCCAGCTGCGTTGAACAATATTCTGTATGAGAATGAATCTGTGAAAGGGGTTCTCCTCTTGTTTCTTAACGAGACCTCACTAGTAAATATTCTTTAATCTATAACcttgttattattgaatttaaattaattaatttgttgttaatCGTTATCTAGtttttagttttctattattgatttaatttttcgAGTTAGCCCCTTTACAGTCAAttcaatatagaaaaataataatgaaaaaaattgtagcttcaattttttgttgtaaagtttAGTTTACATGCTTGGTAGTTTACATTTATACAGGAATCTAACACATTTGTATAGGAATCTAACACtaacaaaaaacacatatagacGTCAGTTGACTAAGGGCGTTGATAACCCAAGTTTTTTTTGTCAACAAATCTTTTTTCGTGTAattgttccaaatttt
This Homalodisca vitripennis isolate AUS2020 chromosome 3, UT_GWSS_2.1, whole genome shotgun sequence DNA region includes the following protein-coding sequences:
- the LOC124357673 gene encoding ER membrane protein complex subunit 10-like isoform X3, producing MSITLYHSTTADPEPKWTERGLITIQNVVTGDMSVSQKPVIASVASELQSLSKKDGIYRIKSVVRTKTGKEISFLSFVKACLLVESYLSDSVTVSVDYAGTVIAVTLSPTISVCEGHPVNTADLRNFNTVLQFRHMEQGPMPDTAAYIQKLEREREARERGDVKDNRSFLAKYWIYIVPVVIFAVLSGASTPEAGGGR
- the LOC124357673 gene encoding ER membrane protein complex subunit 10-like isoform X2; amino-acid sequence: MSNSTYYIHFLIVILSTSVISFVDCFDSEYDGPVSITLYHSTTADPEPKWTERGLITIQNVVTGDMSVSQKPVIASVASELQSLSKKDGIYRIKSVVRTKTGKEISFLSFVKACLLVESYLSDSVTVSVDYAGTVIAVTLSPTISVCEGHPVNTADLRNFNTVLQFRHMEQGPMPDTAAYIQKLEREREARERGDVKDNRSFLAKYWIYIVPVVIFAVLSGASTPEAGGGR
- the LOC124357673 gene encoding ER membrane protein complex subunit 10-like isoform X1, which gives rise to MSNSTYYIHFLIVILSTSVISFVDCFDSEYDGPVSIILYHSTTADPEPKWTERGLITIQNVVTGDMSVSQKPVIASVASELQSLSKKDGIYRIKSVVRTKTGKEISFLSFVKACLLVESYLSDSVTVSVDYAGTVIAVTLSPTISVCEGHPVNTADLRNFNTVLQFRHMEQGPMPDTAAYIQKLEREREARERGDVKDNRSFLAKYWIYIVPVVIFAVLSGASTPEAGGGR